One genomic segment of Pagrus major chromosome 13, Pma_NU_1.0 includes these proteins:
- the taf9 gene encoding transcription initiation factor TFIID subunit 9, whose product MSAPKTIPKDAQVMMQILKDMGITEYEPRVINQMLEFTYRYVTTIIEDAKIYATHAKKSSVDADDIKLAIQCRMDQSFTSPPPRDFLLEVARQKNQTPLPLIKPYTGPRLPPDRYCLTAPNYRLKSVQKKVSSSAGRISVPRLSVGAVSSRPSTPTIGTPSVQSVTSKVGTPVSLTGQRFTVQIPPPSQTATTKTTTPSTPVSNVLINPSLIGSKNILITTNMVSQNSAAESLKRKHEDDDDDYDAL is encoded by the exons GTGATGATGCAGATCCTGAAGGACATGGGGATCACCGAGTACGAGCCCCGAGTCATCAACCAGATGTTGGAGTTCACCTACA GATATGTGACGACCATCATAGAGGACGCCAAAATCTACGCCACACATGCCAAGAAGTCCAGCGTGGACGCCGACGACATCAAACTGGCTATCCAGTGCCGCATGGACCAGTCGTTCACCTCGCCGCCACCACGAGAC TTCCTGTTGGAGGTGGCGAGGCAGAAGAATCAGACTCCTCTCCCGCTCATCAAACCCTACACTGGACCTCGACTTCCTCCAGACCGCTACTGTCTGACAGCGCCCAACTACAGACTCAAGTCCGTTCAGAAAAAG GTGTCGTCGTCTGCAGGCAGGATATCAGTACCTCGCCTCAGTGTTGGCGCCGTCTCCAGCAGACCGAGCACACCGACAATCG GAACTCCATCTGTCCAGTCTGTCACCAGTAAAGTCGGAACTCCGGTGTCTCTGACGGGCCAGAGGTTCACCGTACAGATCCCACCGCCCTCTCAGACGGCCACCACCAAAACCA CCACGCCGTCCACGCCCGTCTCCAACGTCCTCATCAACCCGTCTCTGATTGGCTCCAAGAACATCCTCATCACCACCAACATGGTGTCGCAGAACTCCGCCGCCGAGTCGCTGAAGAGGAAGCACGAAGACGACGACGACGACTACGACGCTTTATGA
- the LOC141006819 gene encoding arrestin red cell isoform X3, giving the protein MGDKAGTRVFKKSSPNCKVTVYLGKRDFVDHLDHVDPVDGVILVDPEYLKDRKVFVTLTCAFRYGREDLDVLGLSFRKDLYISTFQAFPPVPEERKPNSRLQERLLKKLGQHAHPFYFTIPQNLPCSVTLQPGPEDTGKACGVDFEIRAFCAKTIEEKIHKRNSVRLVIRKVQYAPEKPGPQPMVETTRSFLMSDRSLHLEASLDKELYYHGEPISVNVHVTNNSTKTVKRVKISVRQYADICLFSTAQYKCPVAQLEADDQVSSSSTFCKVYTLTPTLDKNREKRGLALDGKLKHEDTNLASSTIVKDVTNKEVLGILVSYRVKVKLVVSRGGDVSVELPFILMHPKPVEPPVSRPQSAVPELDPPIDTNLIEFDTNSISQDDDFVFEDFARLRLKGVVDDKDEDC; this is encoded by the exons GTGACAGTTTACCTGGGAAAGAGAGACTTTGTGGATCACCTGGACCACGTGGACCCAGTGG ATGGAGTGATCCTCGTCGACCCGGAGTATCTGAAGGACCGGAAAG TCTTCGTCACGCTGACCTGTGCGTTTCGATACGGTCGTGAGGACCTGGACGTGTTGGGTCTGTCGTTCAGGAAGGATCTCTACATCTCCACCTTCCAG gcCTTCCCTCCGGTGCCTGAGGAGAGGAAACCCAACAGCCGGCTGCAGGAGAGGCTGCTGAAGAAACTCGGCCAGCATGCACACCCCTTCTACTTCACT ATTCCTCAGAACCTCCCATGTTCAGTCACTTTACAGCCCGGCCCAGAGGACACTGGGAAg GCCTGTGGGGTCGACTTTGAGATCAGAGCTTTCTGTGCCAAGACAATAGAAGAGAAGATTCACAAGAG GAACTCGGTGCGTCTGGTGATCAGGAAGGTTCAGTACGCTCCGGAGAAGCCTGGTCCTCAGCCAATGGTGGAGACGACCCGCAGCTTCCTGATGTCTGACAGATCCCTTCACCTGGAGGCGTCTCTGGACAaggag CTGTATTACCACGGAGAGCCCATCAGCGTAAACGTTCATGTCACCAACAACTCCACCAAGACCGTCAAGAGAGTGAAGATCTCTG TGCGTCAGTATGCGGACATCTGCCTGTTCAGTACTGCCCAGTATAAATGTCCAGTGGCCCAGCTGGAGGCAGA TGACCAGGTGTCGTCCAGCTCCACCTTCTGTAAGGTGTACACTCTGACCCCGACGCTCGAcaagaacagagagaagagaggactCGCTCTGGACGGGAAACTCAAACATGAAGACACCAACCTGGCCTCCTCCACCAT TGTGAAGGACGTCACCAACAAGGAGGTTCTGGGGATCCTGGTGTCCTACAGAGTCAAAGTGAAGCTGGTGGTCTCACGTGGAGg agACGTGTCGGTGGAGCTGCCCTTCATCTTAATGCATCCTAAACCTGTGGAGCCGCCGGTGTCCCGCCCACAGTCag CTGTGCCAGAGCTGGACCCCCCCATCGACACCAATTTGATAGAGTTCGACACAAA CAGCATCTCCCAGGACGACGACTTCGTGTTCGAGGACTTCGCTCGCCTGCGGCTCAAAGGCGTCGTCGACGACAAAGACGAGGACTGCTAG
- the LOC141006819 gene encoding arrestin red cell isoform X4 — MGDKAGTRVFKKSSPNCKVTVYLGKRDFVDHLDHVDPVDGVILVDPEYLKDRKVFVTLTCAFRYGREDLDVLGLSFRKDLYISTFQAFPPVPEERKPNSRLQERLLKKLGQHAHPFYFTIPQNLPCSVTLQPGPEDTGKACGVDFEIRAFCAKTIEEKIHKRNSVRLVIRKVQYAPEKPGPQPMVETTRSFLMSDRSLHLEASLDKELYYHGEPISVNVHVTNNSTKTVKRVKISVRQYADICLFSTAQYKCPVAQLEADDQVSSSSTFCKVYTLTPTLDKNREKRGLALDGKLKHEDTNLASSTIVKDVTNKEVLGILVSYRVKVKLVVSRGGDVSVELPFILMHPKPVEPPVSRPQSAVPELDPPIDTNLIEFDTNISQDDDFVFEDFARLRLKGVVDDKDEDC; from the exons GTGACAGTTTACCTGGGAAAGAGAGACTTTGTGGATCACCTGGACCACGTGGACCCAGTGG ATGGAGTGATCCTCGTCGACCCGGAGTATCTGAAGGACCGGAAAG TCTTCGTCACGCTGACCTGTGCGTTTCGATACGGTCGTGAGGACCTGGACGTGTTGGGTCTGTCGTTCAGGAAGGATCTCTACATCTCCACCTTCCAG gcCTTCCCTCCGGTGCCTGAGGAGAGGAAACCCAACAGCCGGCTGCAGGAGAGGCTGCTGAAGAAACTCGGCCAGCATGCACACCCCTTCTACTTCACT ATTCCTCAGAACCTCCCATGTTCAGTCACTTTACAGCCCGGCCCAGAGGACACTGGGAAg GCCTGTGGGGTCGACTTTGAGATCAGAGCTTTCTGTGCCAAGACAATAGAAGAGAAGATTCACAAGAG GAACTCGGTGCGTCTGGTGATCAGGAAGGTTCAGTACGCTCCGGAGAAGCCTGGTCCTCAGCCAATGGTGGAGACGACCCGCAGCTTCCTGATGTCTGACAGATCCCTTCACCTGGAGGCGTCTCTGGACAaggag CTGTATTACCACGGAGAGCCCATCAGCGTAAACGTTCATGTCACCAACAACTCCACCAAGACCGTCAAGAGAGTGAAGATCTCTG TGCGTCAGTATGCGGACATCTGCCTGTTCAGTACTGCCCAGTATAAATGTCCAGTGGCCCAGCTGGAGGCAGA TGACCAGGTGTCGTCCAGCTCCACCTTCTGTAAGGTGTACACTCTGACCCCGACGCTCGAcaagaacagagagaagagaggactCGCTCTGGACGGGAAACTCAAACATGAAGACACCAACCTGGCCTCCTCCACCAT TGTGAAGGACGTCACCAACAAGGAGGTTCTGGGGATCCTGGTGTCCTACAGAGTCAAAGTGAAGCTGGTGGTCTCACGTGGAGg agACGTGTCGGTGGAGCTGCCCTTCATCTTAATGCATCCTAAACCTGTGGAGCCGCCGGTGTCCCGCCCACAGTCag CTGTGCCAGAGCTGGACCCCCCCATCGACACCAATTTGATAGAGTTCGACACAAA CATCTCCCAGGACGACGACTTCGTGTTCGAGGACTTCGCTCGCCTGCGGCTCAAAGGCGTCGTCGACGACAAAGACGAGGACTGCTAG
- the LOC141006819 gene encoding arrestin red cell isoform X2, with protein sequence MGDKAGTRVFKKSSPNCKVTVYLGKRDFVDHLDHVDPVDGVILVDPEYLKDRKVFVTLTCAFRYGREDLDVLGLSFRKDLYISTFQAFPPVPEERKPNSRLQERLLKKLGQHAHPFYFTIPQNLPCSVTLQPGPEDTGKACGVDFEIRAFCAKTIEEKIHKRNSVRLVIRKVQYAPEKPGPQPMVETTRSFLMSDRSLHLEASLDKELYYHGEPISVNVHVTNNSTKTVKRVKISVRQYADICLFSTAQYKCPVAQLEADDQVSSSSTFCKVYTLTPTLDKNREKRGLALDGKLKHEDTNLASSTIVKDVTNKEVLGILVSYRVKVKLVVSRGGLLRGMLERDVSVELPFILMHPKPVEPPVSRPQSAVPELDPPIDTNLIEFDTNISQDDDFVFEDFARLRLKGVVDDKDEDC encoded by the exons GTGACAGTTTACCTGGGAAAGAGAGACTTTGTGGATCACCTGGACCACGTGGACCCAGTGG ATGGAGTGATCCTCGTCGACCCGGAGTATCTGAAGGACCGGAAAG TCTTCGTCACGCTGACCTGTGCGTTTCGATACGGTCGTGAGGACCTGGACGTGTTGGGTCTGTCGTTCAGGAAGGATCTCTACATCTCCACCTTCCAG gcCTTCCCTCCGGTGCCTGAGGAGAGGAAACCCAACAGCCGGCTGCAGGAGAGGCTGCTGAAGAAACTCGGCCAGCATGCACACCCCTTCTACTTCACT ATTCCTCAGAACCTCCCATGTTCAGTCACTTTACAGCCCGGCCCAGAGGACACTGGGAAg GCCTGTGGGGTCGACTTTGAGATCAGAGCTTTCTGTGCCAAGACAATAGAAGAGAAGATTCACAAGAG GAACTCGGTGCGTCTGGTGATCAGGAAGGTTCAGTACGCTCCGGAGAAGCCTGGTCCTCAGCCAATGGTGGAGACGACCCGCAGCTTCCTGATGTCTGACAGATCCCTTCACCTGGAGGCGTCTCTGGACAaggag CTGTATTACCACGGAGAGCCCATCAGCGTAAACGTTCATGTCACCAACAACTCCACCAAGACCGTCAAGAGAGTGAAGATCTCTG TGCGTCAGTATGCGGACATCTGCCTGTTCAGTACTGCCCAGTATAAATGTCCAGTGGCCCAGCTGGAGGCAGA TGACCAGGTGTCGTCCAGCTCCACCTTCTGTAAGGTGTACACTCTGACCCCGACGCTCGAcaagaacagagagaagagaggactCGCTCTGGACGGGAAACTCAAACATGAAGACACCAACCTGGCCTCCTCCACCAT TGTGAAGGACGTCACCAACAAGGAGGTTCTGGGGATCCTGGTGTCCTACAGAGTCAAAGTGAAGCTGGTGGTCTCACGTGGAGg gctgctgcGAGGCATGTTGGAGAG agACGTGTCGGTGGAGCTGCCCTTCATCTTAATGCATCCTAAACCTGTGGAGCCGCCGGTGTCCCGCCCACAGTCag CTGTGCCAGAGCTGGACCCCCCCATCGACACCAATTTGATAGAGTTCGACACAAA CATCTCCCAGGACGACGACTTCGTGTTCGAGGACTTCGCTCGCCTGCGGCTCAAAGGCGTCGTCGACGACAAAGACGAGGACTGCTAG
- the LOC141006819 gene encoding arrestin red cell isoform X1, with the protein MGDKAGTRVFKKSSPNCKVTVYLGKRDFVDHLDHVDPVDGVILVDPEYLKDRKVFVTLTCAFRYGREDLDVLGLSFRKDLYISTFQAFPPVPEERKPNSRLQERLLKKLGQHAHPFYFTIPQNLPCSVTLQPGPEDTGKACGVDFEIRAFCAKTIEEKIHKRNSVRLVIRKVQYAPEKPGPQPMVETTRSFLMSDRSLHLEASLDKELYYHGEPISVNVHVTNNSTKTVKRVKISVRQYADICLFSTAQYKCPVAQLEADDQVSSSSTFCKVYTLTPTLDKNREKRGLALDGKLKHEDTNLASSTIVKDVTNKEVLGILVSYRVKVKLVVSRGGLLRGMLERDVSVELPFILMHPKPVEPPVSRPQSAVPELDPPIDTNLIEFDTNSISQDDDFVFEDFARLRLKGVVDDKDEDC; encoded by the exons GTGACAGTTTACCTGGGAAAGAGAGACTTTGTGGATCACCTGGACCACGTGGACCCAGTGG ATGGAGTGATCCTCGTCGACCCGGAGTATCTGAAGGACCGGAAAG TCTTCGTCACGCTGACCTGTGCGTTTCGATACGGTCGTGAGGACCTGGACGTGTTGGGTCTGTCGTTCAGGAAGGATCTCTACATCTCCACCTTCCAG gcCTTCCCTCCGGTGCCTGAGGAGAGGAAACCCAACAGCCGGCTGCAGGAGAGGCTGCTGAAGAAACTCGGCCAGCATGCACACCCCTTCTACTTCACT ATTCCTCAGAACCTCCCATGTTCAGTCACTTTACAGCCCGGCCCAGAGGACACTGGGAAg GCCTGTGGGGTCGACTTTGAGATCAGAGCTTTCTGTGCCAAGACAATAGAAGAGAAGATTCACAAGAG GAACTCGGTGCGTCTGGTGATCAGGAAGGTTCAGTACGCTCCGGAGAAGCCTGGTCCTCAGCCAATGGTGGAGACGACCCGCAGCTTCCTGATGTCTGACAGATCCCTTCACCTGGAGGCGTCTCTGGACAaggag CTGTATTACCACGGAGAGCCCATCAGCGTAAACGTTCATGTCACCAACAACTCCACCAAGACCGTCAAGAGAGTGAAGATCTCTG TGCGTCAGTATGCGGACATCTGCCTGTTCAGTACTGCCCAGTATAAATGTCCAGTGGCCCAGCTGGAGGCAGA TGACCAGGTGTCGTCCAGCTCCACCTTCTGTAAGGTGTACACTCTGACCCCGACGCTCGAcaagaacagagagaagagaggactCGCTCTGGACGGGAAACTCAAACATGAAGACACCAACCTGGCCTCCTCCACCAT TGTGAAGGACGTCACCAACAAGGAGGTTCTGGGGATCCTGGTGTCCTACAGAGTCAAAGTGAAGCTGGTGGTCTCACGTGGAGg gctgctgcGAGGCATGTTGGAGAG agACGTGTCGGTGGAGCTGCCCTTCATCTTAATGCATCCTAAACCTGTGGAGCCGCCGGTGTCCCGCCCACAGTCag CTGTGCCAGAGCTGGACCCCCCCATCGACACCAATTTGATAGAGTTCGACACAAA CAGCATCTCCCAGGACGACGACTTCGTGTTCGAGGACTTCGCTCGCCTGCGGCTCAAAGGCGTCGTCGACGACAAAGACGAGGACTGCTAG